A stretch of DNA from Toxotes jaculatrix isolate fToxJac2 chromosome 15, fToxJac2.pri, whole genome shotgun sequence:
TTGGGGGGTTATCAGTTCCCTGTATATCTTACATaactttcatgtgttttcttgGTGTCCCTGCTtgcctgtcctgtctgtctgttttttctgtctctatgtCTAACTTCTTGTCCGTTTCCCTGCCTGACTGTCTGTAAATCTCTCtccctatctgtctgtctccaggttGAGGCTGTGTCAGAGCAGATGTGCTTGGAAACGGTTTCATCGTCCACTTTTACAGAAACATAACTGGACCCTGCAGgcaaacagagacacaccaGGATGGCCTGTGTAAGtcacgtgtgtgtgcgcagatATGTGAGGGacataactgtgtgtgtctgggtgagGATGACAAGAGTGCATGAGATGACCAACGGTATGTCCACTCAGAGTCCACTTATCAGGTCCAGCTGTGCTGTCTGATGCAGTCCAATCCAAAAGCTCAGCCATAAAGTGTTTGTTAATTATCCATGTCAAATCAAGAGATTTTACAACATTTTCCTGACTGACCATCTTGTATTTGcttcatacatatatacatatacatctTACATATCATACATATAcatcattcatattcatattcattcataCTTGTCATACATGTGCAATATGCACTTGAAATATAGGtgtgaaataataattattttttaatgcctCATAAATTAGAAATTTTGATTTCTTCCCGACTTGCACCAAGTTGCTAAgagaaaaactttaaaatattttttaaaaatctgatctgAATTTTCATGCATCACCTACTTTTCCTGGCTTTCCTCCCCTTCAAAGGGCTGCGGACAGTGTGGCCTGATGAGAGCATGGGGCCTTTTGGGCCCCAGGACCAGCGCTTTCAGCTGCCTATTGTGTTCTGTCACTAAGCTCACAGACAGCGATGTGTTCTACTAGACTGCATTATATTCAGAGGTGTTCCTAAGAGATCACCTTGTGTAGAATTTATGGCACAGCTGTTGTAATTAACTGCGTTCTATTgtccaggtgtacctaataaagtggccacttGAATTAGGAACACCTGTCCACCTGCTTATTCGTGCAGTTATCCAATTGCGGCAGTGGTTTTCACATACAGCAGCCTCTGAGTtaaactcagaatggagccagaaaacaaaaagcatctagtgaagcagcagctctgaggacggaAAGACCATCCTCAGGCTCAGAGCCTACCCTAccctaactcagataaccactatGTACAACCGTGCTGAGCAGAGAAGCTTCACAGAATGAACAATACATCGaatcaacagtccaggctgtgATGGTGAtcgtgtgatggtgtggggaatgttttcttggttcactctgggccttaataccaatcagtcatggtctgaatgtcacagcctgagtattgttgctgaccatgttcatcccttcatggccacagttcaccatcttctaatggctactttcAGCAGGCtcatgctccatgtcacaaagctaaagtcttctcaaactggtttcatgaacatgacagtgagttcagtgaacttcagtgaacCTCCCCCAGTCTCCATACCTggatccagtagaacacctttgggatgtggtagaacaggatgaatcatgtgatgaatcatgttgacgtggagcagaagctcagaggacGGTTTCCAACATCTGCTGAGTccatgagagcaaagggaggaatgacccagtgtcagtgtggtgttcctaataaagtggccactgaatgtgtgtgtggatggtgaAAGAGTGTGTTCATTTACCATTAAATGTATAGATTAGTTGGCACGTTCATTTTCACTTTAATTAATTTGTGCATGTTGGCACAACTTGGTTTTCACTATTTAGACTTTTGAGCACAAGGCTGTTTTATGGTCTGAGTTTTTCTTCCATTGTGAATGCTCTACACACACTCTTGGTAAACACTATGTAACTGGAAATTATGTGGGTGAGAGAAAGGGTACCATTGacgtttttgtgtgtgttttgtttgtgtatagGTGCTGTCCCGCAAAGCCAGGCTGGTCTCTTACCTCCCAGGACTTCATGTGTTGGTGCGTCGCGTAGCTGGAGCCAgagccttctctgctgctggatcCTCGGGCTCAGATGAGCCACACACAGCCATCACTCATTCTGACATGGGTATGGCACACctgttttttttggacatttttacaTTAGGGTAATTCTATGTCAAATCAAGAGATTTTACAACATTTTCCTGACTGACCATCTTGTATTTGcttcatacatatatacatatacatctTACATATCACACATATACATCATTCAAATTCATTCAGGGTAGACTTGTCATACATGTGCAATATGCACTTGAAATATAGGtgtgaaataataattattttttaatgcctCATAAATTAGAAATTTTGATTTCTTCCCGACTTGCACCAGGTTGCTAAGAGATAAACTTTaccatattttttaaaaatctgatctgAATTTTCACGCATCACCTACTTTTCCTGACTTTCCTCCCCTTTAAAGGACAGCGGACAGTGTGGCCTGATGAGAGCATGGGGCCTTTCGGGCCCCAGGACCAGCGCTTTCAGCTGCCTGGTAATGTGGGTTTTGACTGTCACCTAGAAGGACTAGCggagcagaagaagaacctGACATACAAGATGATCCCTGATGTGTTGTCGACACCATCCAGTAGTGAGAGACACGAGTTCGTACTGGCCCAGTTCATTGGCGATTTCTTCGTAAGTGTAATGCCGTTAACATGTGTGCTTTTTCTGACAACAGGAAAAGTCTTTCAGATTAAAGAGAAAACCCACTTCTGTGCTTCATACCACGGCCTGAAATAATACTCATTTGTGACTGTTAGCACTTCTGTTAATAATTGGACTAAAACACCACAAACATCATTCCAGTCCACAGTTTAAGCACTGATCTAAAATCAATACTCTTCACACCATGTTAGCAGTTACATGGAAGTCCCTGGTGAAACAAATTTAACCAGGGAAGAAGTAAGTCAGCAGTTCTTACATAAGCCTGCAAGTCCTACTTCCATAATGAGGCTGACATTACATTGTTGAACAGAGCttttcagacaaacacaaacactgtgactgcTCCTGCAGATGGGTTTTTGTTGTATGCAGTGGTTCTCTAATGTTTTCTGGCACGGCACCcttcagagcagacatgaaTTCTTCAGATGAAAGAACACATAAGACCAGCGGAGCATAATAGTAtaaatgcaataataataataaaaatgcagtTATACCACAACACAGTTAATTAGTTACACTACATGGTCATATTACATGACCATGTAATAGCACAGCATCTACATGGTCTAACATGTAGCACAGCATCTAACAGGGATTAGTACACAGCCAAACTATGGTTACCACTCGCCTGCGGGAATGTGTTACCTTATATCATTTTACGTGTATTATATGACTTTCATCTGATCCTCTGACTAACAGGTGAACATTCAAGTTGTAACATGTAGTTAATGGCCAAACACGTCATCTCAAGTCTCAAGTCTTCACTAGATTGTAGGCCACCACCAGTAATGGAAGTGAATCTTTACGTACAGCTAAAACGCTGTATGTAAAAAGCCATGTGTTAATGTGATTTGTAGTGTAGTGTGACagatgtctttctctgtgtgtgtgtgtgtgtgtgtgtgtgtgtgtgtgtgtgtgtgtgcgtgcgtgcgtgtgtgtgtgtgtattaggagAAAAAAGACCCAGCCTCGTCTCAGAGTGTCGGTCAAGCTGAACATTACTTTGACAACTCCAGTGTGGAGTGTGCCATTCAGTCCTGCCCTGAGCTACTACAGAAAGGtacagcactgacactgcaCTCTTCACACCACCATCATACACAACATACAgttgttttctatttatttaaacTAGTTATTATGAACCAGgcaaaaactgtttttacagtTAAAGTTTTAGTCAAATTGCCAATGTCTCTGTCTGATAATTCAAAGGTTTGCAATTTTTTTGTGTCCgcttgagcagcagcagctgggtgTAGCTCTGCTcttgtctgatgtgtgtgtgtctcctgatAATGTGACGAACAGATTTCCAGTCCATGTTTCCTGAGGCTCCATCCTCTGGCATGATGGTGGTCACAGTTACCCAAAAGACCCGGAACGACATGACGTCATGGTGTGCTGAGGTCgaacaggagagagagcagatgcTTGGCAAGGTGAGCAGCTGCCTTTAGTTTGTTTGTCTTATTTGTTCAGATGCTGCTGCAGAACAATGGGTTCCCCTATCCAACTGTTCATACTGTCTTGTTTTAAGGTTAAAGTTTAAGTttagttctttgttttttgtgaaagACATGGTGCCACTTAAAATGGTGGGGAAAACACGTTTCAAATGCTAAAGAGAGTGGCTGACTCTGGGTATAAACTCCCTGTACTGGACCGGCGCTGCCCCAGCTTTATACAGACTGCAGGGAAAACGCATAAACGCATAAACGCATTTAGCCACCACTACTGACTTCTAATCTAGCTGCACATGAGCCTGACATGAGCCTAAAAAAAGCACTATCTTGGCTGTGGAGAAAAAGCTCACCAGTGGAGCTTCCTTGTAAACGATGTGTACAGTTTACATTCAACACCTTTAGGTGTGTCCTTCAGCTCCAGTAAACATGATGAAGTTGAGTATTAAATGTATATTTGGATAATTATTGATATTGATcagtataaaaaaacatattggcCATATAGCTCAGCTCTGCTGTTGGGAAGTCGAATAACTGAGTAACTGTAACTGCAGTTAATCCAGCTAAGACACACAGGAACGCCTTGCAAGAATGTGAACCAGGCTCAGCCTTGTGACATCATCCAGCGAGGTGCTacatcagccaatcacaggcatccaaacacacagattaATTATTTTGGAACGCTTTCACGGTCTTTGGGATAAAAGATGAAATAGTGCTGTGATAATTTAACATTGTAAAATCCTGTCTGTCACCTTCAAAGATGGACACTTGCGATGAAAATGAAGAGTCCGTATTGCCATCTTCTTCgggacgtaaaaaaaaaaaaaaacaaggctgaaATGTATTCACGTAAtgcaactaaaaaaaatgtgttatagTGGTCAGGGTCCCTCCTTTGCTGGGAAACAAAGGTTTGTCAGGCAAGTTAACCAAGATAAACCCAGTGATGTATTCCACAATGGAGATAGTAAAACAGGATGCCACTCACAAAACAAGAGGTGATACAGATACTTGGTTCTGAATGAGAGTGGAAAAATACCAGTCTGCagtgtgtcatttttacatttttactgtgCAGTTTGTTGATGGAGCCAAAGAGATCTGCTatgctctgcagagagaaggaTTCTGGGCTGACTTTATCGACCCGTCCTCAGGTTTGGCGGTAAGATACCACTGTCACCACCCCTCATGTTTATGAGGGAGAAACACCTATATTCACAACCTGTTGAACAGatcatatttgttttatttgttttagacTGACAGTATCCTCTATCTCAACTCTGCAACAAAGGGCATGTTGATGAAGGGTCTAAAGGTCCCCTACATCCAGTTTGGTATTAGAGGTGCCATGAATGCCTACAGAGTCCTAGAACAGATGTATATTTGCTCTTGgggacagttttttttactgctcTGTAGTGTTAAGCCACATTAGTCTAATATTGGTAAGCCATTTACACGTGTGAACTCTGGACAATGTCTGGACCTGATTTTCCAGACATTGTCCCGAGTTTCCCTTTTTATACATGCGGCACTCAACtggacagtgtgtctgtgtgagaagtGTTCACACCTTGAAATGTTCTGTTAGGTTGCGGGTGGCGCCTGGGTAGAGCATTCAAAGAGGCGGGATAGAAATGTCATCAACACCCCCACTCACTTGCCGTGATTTTTCCGGACACTTACCAGCTCTGTTCACACACAGGCTCGATcagacattacacagactttGTACTGTCTGTTTAATGTCCAGCTCAACTGATTCAGACATTAGCTTTCACACATACTGCTTCTCCAGGCAGTGTCTAATAATAAGGTTCAGGGTTGCGATGCACCCCAAGGCTAACACAGAGATTAGAGCTACATTTCCATGGTCATAGCCAGCGGGAAGCTGACCAGCAGCTGTGTataaggaaaaagaggaaaacatggcTTATAATTGTGGTTTGTTGACAAACGTCTTGGAGCAGTAACAAGACAAGAAAGAGTTTTTAGAGAGCACAGTAAGCTGTTGGAAACTAACAGAAGCGAAGAAGTTGTCAGTTGTTTTCATGTAGAAACTGTCCTGAACCTGACTTGCGAGTTAGCATAAACACAGAGCCCTGCCACATTAAGATGCCACAGCAGCTTAGCCCTGCTACAGATCTGTACTGTGCAGAGACCTCATGATGAGGAATTATATTAAAATGTCCATTTAACTTTGATTGCAATCAGAGCTGGACTTAATGGGATAGGAACAGAGTCAGTGCTGAGAATAGGTTCAGTTTTGGTACGAGTGTTTAAATGATGCTGAAGAAAAGCCAGTGCACTCCATTTCTGTGGTCAGCTTTTATCTGATTAGATCATGGCAAACAAATTTCAGATCATTTTAGCTTGAAGTGCAATAGCACATGGCAAAACCTGCAGCATGCAGCAGCCAAGGAAGATGCTGCTTCAGATCATGTGTAAACCAAAACTGAAGGCCTTCTTGTGGAACCGCTGCCGATGACCTGGATTCAGAAATGTCCTGAACAGAATTGTTTAACTGTAGCACTGCAGTTtttcaggagctggatgtgGTCAGATAACTAtatgataaatgtgtgtgtgctcctctcCAGTTCTTTGGCTCATACACCAATGACACACTGTTTGAGACGGATGACAGGTACCGTCACCTGGGCTTCCAGATTGAGGACCTGGGATGCTGCAGAGTTATCCGACACACTCTGTGGGGGACGCATATTTTTGTGGGGACAATATTCACCAACGCACCACCCAGCAGCTTTATCATGAAGAAGCTGCAGGGCAGCTGAATACAAGCTCAGGGACACTGGGCTGCCATGGTTTGGTGTCTCATCAGTGTTTTTACCTTTGCAGCTTGTATGTATAATTATTAGCtgattgatttatatttatagaTTGAGATCTCACAGGGCGAAATGCTGCTGTCATCACAATAAAGTATTTCTTGACTAAACTGAAAGTACTTCTGTAACTTTTACCTTTTAGATTCAAGTCCCTCTGAGCATCACTCACACTGTTTGTTACTACTTATCTGACTGTGTTGTCTGAACtatcatctgattttttttcatgtcctgAAAGTTTAATGCTATTATCAACAGGGGAAGGCTGAACATATAATCTATGTACACCATGCCAACttgccgcccggttagctcagttggtagagcatgagactcaatatcTCACggttgtgggtt
This window harbors:
- the mmadhcb gene encoding metabolism of cobalamin associated Db; translation: MACVLSRKARLVSYLPGLHVLVRRVAGARAFSAAGSSGSDEPHTAITHSDMGQRTVWPDESMGPFGPQDQRFQLPGNVGFDCHLEGLAEQKKNLTYKMIPDVLSTPSSSERHEFVLAQFIGDFFEKKDPASSQSVGQAEHYFDNSSVECAIQSCPELLQKDFQSMFPEAPSSGMMVVTVTQKTRNDMTSWCAEVEQEREQMLGKFVDGAKEICYALQREGFWADFIDPSSGLAFFGSYTNDTLFETDDRYRHLGFQIEDLGCCRVIRHTLWGTHIFVGTIFTNAPPSSFIMKKLQGS